Proteins co-encoded in one Christiangramia fulva genomic window:
- the gnd gene encoding decarboxylating NADP(+)-dependent phosphogluconate dehydrogenase → MPQTIILMGVSGVGKSTLGKMLAEKLKLAFFDADDFHSEANISKMNTGLPLNDDDRKLWLENLAENIKKWSDGAVLACSALKEKYRQTLIQHAEKPVKWVYLYEDYEMIKSRMEQRKDHYFKPELLKSQFDTLEPPAYGIHIKVNKSPEENLKKIMNELERPHIGLIGLGVMGKSLALNMASKGIPVSVYNRDFKDVEVDIAKNFAAEHEETYIFPWFNDLQKFVASLPKPRNIMIMVKAGAAVDAVINELLPVLDAGDLIIDGGNSHFKDTAKRIKMLGEKDIYFLGTGISGGEEGALKGPSIMPGGSKVAYERAGEVLEKIAARDPWGDACCTYIGPEGSGHFVKMLHNGIEYGEMQLIAEFYHLLRFFCGMDTSAIADLFAEWNTELRSYLLEISIDILRQKEENDYLLDKILDVAGQKGTGGWSTEAALELGVPLDTITAAVLARNLSAFKADRIKASKKYHFKTVGENVPSREELFRVYRSVMIINHSIGFELLRAASKEYNWDLNLSEIARIWTGGCIIKSGFMEELVNIFKDHHSHLLLQDKISDELKNINFAKVLSFALENACPMPLTSAAATYLFGFSSQQSSANMIQAQRDYFGAHTFERIDKNRGEFFHFNWKKPD, encoded by the coding sequence ATGCCTCAAACTATAATTTTGATGGGTGTTTCCGGAGTGGGAAAGTCCACTTTAGGAAAAATGCTGGCAGAAAAGCTGAAACTTGCATTTTTTGATGCTGACGATTTTCATTCAGAAGCCAATATTAGTAAAATGAATACCGGTCTTCCTCTGAATGATGATGACCGAAAACTTTGGCTGGAAAATCTTGCCGAAAATATTAAAAAATGGAGTGATGGTGCTGTTTTGGCCTGTTCCGCTTTAAAGGAAAAATATCGACAAACACTGATTCAGCACGCCGAGAAACCAGTGAAATGGGTTTATTTATATGAAGATTACGAGATGATCAAATCCCGCATGGAACAGCGAAAGGATCATTATTTCAAACCTGAATTGCTTAAATCACAATTTGACACTCTCGAACCGCCTGCGTATGGAATTCATATTAAGGTAAATAAATCACCTGAAGAAAATCTAAAAAAGATCATGAATGAACTGGAAAGGCCACATATTGGGCTTATAGGTCTTGGAGTAATGGGGAAAAGCCTTGCACTGAATATGGCTTCAAAAGGAATTCCGGTTTCGGTTTACAACCGGGATTTTAAAGACGTGGAAGTCGACATCGCTAAAAATTTCGCTGCCGAACATGAAGAAACCTATATTTTTCCCTGGTTCAACGATCTCCAAAAATTTGTTGCTTCGCTGCCAAAACCTCGCAATATCATGATCATGGTAAAGGCGGGAGCGGCCGTAGATGCCGTGATTAATGAATTATTACCCGTGCTTGATGCCGGAGATCTTATCATAGATGGAGGTAATTCTCATTTCAAAGACACTGCAAAACGAATTAAAATGCTCGGGGAAAAAGATATCTATTTCCTTGGAACCGGAATTTCAGGTGGGGAAGAAGGTGCTTTAAAAGGCCCTTCTATTATGCCCGGCGGAAGTAAAGTTGCTTACGAAAGGGCAGGAGAAGTGCTGGAAAAGATCGCTGCAAGGGATCCCTGGGGCGATGCCTGCTGCACTTATATCGGGCCGGAGGGCTCAGGTCATTTTGTTAAAATGCTTCATAACGGGATCGAATATGGTGAAATGCAACTTATAGCTGAATTTTATCATCTCCTTCGGTTTTTCTGCGGAATGGATACTTCAGCAATCGCTGATCTTTTTGCAGAATGGAATACCGAACTGCGAAGTTATCTTCTGGAGATCAGCATCGATATTCTTCGACAAAAGGAAGAGAATGACTATTTACTAGATAAAATCCTCGATGTTGCCGGCCAAAAAGGCACCGGTGGCTGGTCTACTGAAGCGGCACTTGAACTAGGCGTCCCTCTTGACACCATCACTGCTGCTGTTCTCGCGCGAAACCTTTCAGCCTTTAAAGCTGACAGGATAAAGGCGTCAAAAAAGTACCATTTCAAAACTGTTGGTGAAAATGTGCCTTCCAGGGAAGAACTTTTCAGGGTTTATCGCTCCGTAATGATCATAAATCATAGTATCGGATTTGAACTTTTAAGAGCTGCTTCCAAAGAATATAACTGGGACTTGAACCTGTCAGAAATTGCCCGAATTTGGACAGGAGGTTGTATCATTAAATCCGGTTTTATGGAAGAACTGGTGAATATCTTTAAAGATCATCATTCGCATTTACTGCTTCAGGATAAGATCAGTGATGAACTTAAAAATATAAATTTTGCGAAAGTTTTATCTTTTGCTTTGGAAAATGCGTGCCCTATGCCGTTAACTTCAGCTGCTGCAACTTATCTGTTCGGATTTTCCTCTCAGCAATCGTCGGCAAATATGATCCAGGCGCAAAGGGATTATTTTGGCGCTCATACTTTTGAACGTATCGATAAAAATAGGGGTGAATTTTTTCATTTTAACTGGAAAAAACCCGATTAA
- a CDS encoding GreA/GreB family elongation factor, which translates to MSRGFVKEGDQEEPLMVPPRAALPEGATNYVTPEGLELLKKEMQELEKQRRNIEAENETEKRRTQAFIDGKMKLLSERIQTARLLNPEEQPENEVRFGAKVKVENLDNHQKQEFQIVGVDEANIRLKKIAFVAPIARAITGKKVGETAQLKLGTETRQLKILKVEY; encoded by the coding sequence ATGAGCAGGGGATTTGTAAAGGAAGGTGACCAGGAAGAACCTCTAATGGTGCCGCCAAGAGCGGCTTTACCAGAAGGAGCGACTAATTATGTGACGCCCGAGGGGCTTGAACTTCTAAAAAAAGAAATGCAGGAGCTGGAAAAGCAACGTCGTAACATAGAGGCTGAAAATGAAACTGAAAAAAGACGCACCCAGGCTTTTATTGATGGAAAGATGAAGTTGCTTTCTGAAAGGATACAAACAGCAAGGCTGCTTAATCCGGAAGAACAGCCAGAAAATGAAGTTCGCTTTGGAGCAAAGGTCAAAGTGGAAAATTTGGATAATCATCAAAAGCAGGAATTCCAGATCGTTGGTGTTGATGAAGCTAATATCAGGCTGAAAAAGATCGCTTTTGTTGCTCCCATTGCACGGGCAATCACGGGTAAAAAAGTTGGCGAAACCGCGCAATTAAAATTAGGAACCGAAACGAGACAATTAAAAATTTTGAAAGTGGAATATTGA
- a CDS encoding DoxX family protein: MKNSYRTILNLQNIDFGLLIMRIAFTCSLLTHGFPKFLKFFGPDEIKFGDPLGFGELTTFSFAVFAEFFCSLFVLFGFLTRIATIPIIITMAIVVFVVWLPEGFGKMEMPFLYLSAFTVLLITGGGKYSVDFLLEKGKK; the protein is encoded by the coding sequence ATGAAAAACTCATACAGAACAATTCTAAACCTTCAAAACATCGATTTTGGACTCCTCATTATGAGGATCGCATTTACATGTTCATTGCTTACTCACGGATTTCCAAAATTCCTGAAATTTTTCGGGCCAGATGAGATAAAATTCGGTGATCCGCTGGGTTTTGGCGAGCTTACTACCTTTTCATTTGCCGTATTTGCTGAATTTTTCTGTTCCCTTTTCGTTCTTTTCGGTTTTCTCACCAGAATTGCCACAATTCCTATCATTATCACCATGGCAATTGTGGTGTTTGTGGTCTGGCTGCCGGAAGGATTCGGAAAAATGGAAATGCCATTTTTATACCTTTCAGCTTTCACCGTTCTTCTGATTACCGGCGGGGGAAAATATTCGGTGGATTTTCTACTTGAAAAAGGTAAAAAGTAA
- a CDS encoding glycosyltransferase, giving the protein MKKILIIGYVWPEPSSSAAGSRMIQLLDFFLLHNFEITFATPAVETGNQANLKTKGISTRKIVPNDPAFDNFLEELKPEIVLFDRFMMEEQFGWRVEKVCPDTLKILDTEDLHFLRNARQEAWKKGCDEKEIYKNSELAKREIASIYRCDLSFIISKAEMDLLTGEFNVPGNLLYYLPLLFETSEIKEKALPGYEERKGFMHIGNFLHEPNWNAVLYLKEKLWPGIRKKMPSAEVFIYGSYPSRKVWNLHKPEEGFHIMGKAEEAENVFQQARILLAPLQFGAGLKGKLLEAMQNGTPSITTPVGAEGISDEAHWPGTVCRTDEDFIEKSVAVYSNAEKWIFYQKQGYKILMENFEKSAFLSDFQERILGLQNNLKKHREMNFTGQMLKFHLHKSTYYLSRFIEEKNRKK; this is encoded by the coding sequence ATGAAAAAAATTCTCATCATCGGATATGTTTGGCCAGAGCCCTCTTCATCGGCTGCCGGAAGCAGGATGATCCAACTGCTCGATTTTTTTCTTCTGCATAATTTCGAGATAACTTTCGCTACCCCCGCTGTTGAAACCGGTAATCAGGCCAATCTTAAAACAAAAGGAATTAGTACACGGAAAATAGTTCCCAATGATCCCGCTTTTGATAATTTTCTTGAAGAACTGAAGCCTGAAATTGTACTTTTTGATCGTTTTATGATGGAAGAACAATTCGGCTGGCGGGTTGAGAAAGTCTGTCCTGATACCCTGAAGATCCTGGATACTGAAGATTTACATTTTCTACGAAATGCTCGACAGGAAGCCTGGAAAAAAGGCTGTGATGAAAAGGAAATTTATAAAAATTCAGAATTGGCAAAGCGCGAGATTGCAAGCATTTATCGCTGTGATCTGAGCTTTATCATTTCGAAAGCTGAAATGGACCTGCTAACCGGAGAATTCAATGTGCCTGGAAATCTTCTTTACTATTTGCCTTTATTATTTGAAACTTCTGAAATTAAAGAAAAAGCGCTGCCAGGCTATGAAGAACGAAAGGGATTTATGCATATTGGTAATTTTTTGCATGAGCCCAACTGGAACGCTGTTCTTTATTTAAAAGAAAAACTCTGGCCGGGAATTCGAAAAAAAATGCCTTCCGCAGAGGTTTTTATCTACGGCAGTTATCCTTCCCGGAAAGTTTGGAATCTCCATAAACCTGAAGAAGGATTCCATATTATGGGAAAAGCCGAAGAGGCTGAAAATGTTTTTCAACAAGCGCGGATTTTACTGGCGCCACTCCAATTTGGTGCCGGTTTAAAAGGAAAATTACTGGAAGCCATGCAAAATGGAACTCCTTCTATCACCACTCCAGTGGGCGCCGAAGGAATTTCAGATGAAGCGCACTGGCCCGGTACTGTTTGCAGAACTGATGAAGATTTTATTGAAAAATCTGTTGCTGTTTATTCAAATGCTGAAAAATGGATTTTTTACCAAAAGCAGGGCTATAAAATTTTGATGGAAAACTTTGAGAAATCGGCATTTTTGAGCGATTTCCAGGAGAGAATTTTGGGGCTTCAAAATAATTTAAAGAAGCACCGGGAGATGAATTTTACTGGGCAAATGCTGAAATTTCATTTGCATAAAAGCACTTATTACCTTTCCAGGTTTATCGAAGAAAAAAACCGGAAAAAATAA
- a CDS encoding aspartate kinase yields the protein MKILKFGGTSVGTAESIKNVKSIITSDNNDKMLVLSAMSGVTNMLVELGLFFKEGRGADVEEQLLKLRAKHYGLIDELITDDSLNQQCKDYVQAQLSELHELYERELSEEIEARIVTTGESLLTFIFSNYLTSESIQNTLLDAKEFMRIDNLENPDTNLVGKHLEKTLQKNQRSNIYITQGFVRINKDNEICTLKRGGSDYSATIIGAALKASEVQIWTDISGLHNNDPRFVQNTHPVANLSFEEAAELAYFGAKILHPQTISPVIGKGIPVFLKNTFTPEAVGTRITAFTEDKGLKAISAKDEITAIRIKSNRMLMAHGFLRKIFEVFDKYETAIDMITTSEIAISLTIDDSSRLDKILDELEQYGEISVDPDHSIICVVGEGLIEESNTSRLFEILKDVPVRMISYGGSKNNISLLVDTQHKIKALKQLNDKLFVSNLQPS from the coding sequence ATGAAAATATTAAAATTTGGAGGTACTTCTGTTGGTACTGCGGAAAGTATCAAAAATGTGAAAAGCATTATTACTTCTGATAATAATGATAAAATGCTGGTTCTCTCTGCCATGTCTGGAGTAACCAATATGCTGGTGGAGCTTGGCTTATTTTTTAAAGAGGGCAGAGGTGCTGATGTGGAAGAACAATTGCTGAAACTGAGAGCTAAACATTACGGACTTATAGATGAACTTATTACTGATGATTCATTGAACCAGCAGTGCAAAGATTATGTGCAGGCGCAGCTTAGCGAACTTCATGAACTTTATGAAAGGGAACTTTCCGAAGAGATCGAGGCGAGGATAGTGACTACCGGCGAAAGCCTTCTTACATTTATTTTCAGTAATTATCTAACTTCAGAAAGCATTCAAAATACCCTTTTAGATGCCAAGGAGTTTATGAGAATTGACAATCTCGAAAATCCCGATACAAATCTTGTAGGAAAGCATCTAGAAAAAACGCTTCAAAAGAACCAAAGAAGTAATATTTATATAACACAGGGTTTTGTTCGTATCAATAAAGATAATGAGATCTGCACCCTTAAAAGAGGAGGAAGCGATTATTCTGCGACGATTATCGGGGCAGCTTTAAAAGCTTCTGAGGTGCAAATATGGACAGATATAAGCGGGCTCCATAATAATGATCCAAGATTTGTTCAAAATACACATCCCGTAGCAAATTTAAGTTTTGAAGAGGCCGCGGAGCTCGCTTATTTTGGCGCAAAGATCCTTCATCCGCAAACAATTTCACCTGTAATTGGTAAGGGAATTCCTGTATTTCTCAAAAACACCTTTACTCCTGAGGCTGTGGGAACCCGTATCACTGCTTTTACCGAAGATAAAGGACTGAAAGCGATTTCAGCAAAAGACGAAATTACGGCGATAAGGATCAAATCTAACAGGATGCTCATGGCTCATGGTTTTCTTAGGAAGATCTTTGAGGTTTTTGACAAATATGAAACGGCGATTGATATGATCACCACTTCTGAGATCGCAATTTCTCTCACTATCGATGACTCTTCGAGGCTGGATAAAATCCTTGACGAACTGGAACAATATGGCGAAATAAGCGTTGATCCAGACCACAGCATTATATGTGTGGTAGGAGAGGGGCTTATTGAAGAATCTAATACTTCCCGCCTTTTTGAAATTCTGAAAGATGTTCCGGTGCGGATGATTTCTTATGGCGGAAGCAAGAACAATATTTCGCTGTTGGTCGATACTCAGCACAAAATTAAGGCACTTAAACAGCTCAACGATAAGCTTTTTGTGTCCAACCTTCAGCCTTCTTAG
- a CDS encoding transporter substrate-binding domain-containing protein, with amino-acid sequence MKPEKMLSKKLLFLFLFTFILNGLSAQDSLKIPSKLIIGVTETPPFIQKTPEGYTGLSIDSWKLVNEQLNFDYEFRQYRDLATLLNAIETGEVDLSVNPITVTDNRMKKMSFSQPYFISHTSVLKKKESRILAQLANLFSWDFVSVILLLILVIFIFGFLVWLFERKSNEEEFGSDLKGIMQGFWWSAVTMTTVGYGDKSPRTFGGRVIGFIWMFMAVIIISSFTAGIASSLTVKSINDEINQIQDLERFNVTTVNSSSSQELLDLYDIDASLVTNGEEGVEAILNGRASLFVYDEPILRYEIQRKELSDDLEILAKSLKKDYYSYAFPKNSPLLKIIDPVLVRSLKTMKWNTLTKDYY; translated from the coding sequence ATGAAACCTGAAAAAATGCTATCTAAAAAACTTCTTTTCTTATTCCTTTTCACCTTTATTTTAAATGGATTGTCTGCTCAGGACAGTTTGAAAATTCCATCTAAATTAATTATTGGAGTTACTGAAACACCTCCTTTTATTCAGAAAACCCCTGAAGGTTATACCGGGCTGAGCATAGATTCCTGGAAACTTGTGAATGAACAGCTTAATTTCGACTATGAATTCAGGCAATATAGAGACCTTGCAACTTTACTTAATGCCATTGAAACGGGAGAGGTAGATTTAAGCGTAAATCCGATTACGGTAACCGATAACCGGATGAAAAAGATGAGTTTCTCCCAGCCTTATTTTATTTCCCATACCAGCGTTCTTAAGAAAAAAGAATCCAGGATTCTCGCGCAACTGGCAAATTTGTTTAGCTGGGATTTTGTTTCGGTGATTTTGCTTTTGATCCTGGTGATTTTCATATTCGGATTTCTAGTGTGGTTATTTGAAAGAAAAAGCAATGAAGAGGAATTCGGCAGTGATCTCAAAGGTATCATGCAGGGATTCTGGTGGAGCGCGGTGACCATGACCACCGTTGGTTATGGCGATAAATCTCCGCGCACTTTTGGCGGCAGGGTAATAGGTTTCATCTGGATGTTTATGGCAGTTATAATCATTTCCAGTTTTACGGCAGGAATAGCATCTTCTCTAACTGTGAAAAGTATAAATGATGAAATAAATCAAATTCAGGATCTGGAAAGGTTTAATGTTACCACTGTGAACAGTTCAAGTTCCCAGGAATTACTTGATCTGTATGATATAGATGCCAGCCTGGTCACCAATGGGGAAGAAGGAGTGGAAGCAATACTTAATGGCCGCGCCAGCTTATTTGTATATGACGAACCTATCTTACGCTATGAAATTCAAAGGAAGGAACTTTCTGACGACCTGGAAATCCTTGCAAAAAGTCTTAAAAAGGATTATTATAGTTATGCATTTCCAAAAAATTCTCCCCTTTTAAAAATTATTGATCCAGTGCTCGTACGTTCCCTAAAAACTATGAAGTGGAACACTCTTACCAAGGATTACTATTAA